One Denticeps clupeoides chromosome 10, fDenClu1.1, whole genome shotgun sequence genomic window carries:
- the cttnbp2nlb gene encoding CTTNBP2 N-terminal like b isoform X2, whose translation MKECRMNVESLSKPELLMLLSILEGELEAQDLVIHALRRDSEVVRQGQGPGQEGEDRASTGSPNPLAVLKLVMTHCKRMQEKMMAQLAAVESRHRRVIADLEEEKRRHAQDTAQGDDVTYMLEKEREKLLQQLEVEREQVQRLEHERQRQQGQAEEERAQQQHLSSTLAQECQRASARAQEQEQRAAELWRHLQEESGAAQALRAALEGERGRVRRAEAAAERHLAELDTEREQMGARLKKEEQRCRELQAQVEALRKEISERDAAKDKKEEKEKANVKLVSLKTSASTMVSTSSQTEVDGKSPLVTKTSVLSKLNGHHLTGREPEGPEEKPGQENGMDAAVAASPPSPAAPSAGSTPITTPLQSLSPSGTACSSLSSSPVSSPVLSKRLASLGASSPTYPSSYQASVNQRFQAARHKFQSQAEQELHPHSPRDLSPTTATTPLHENTAAKQLARNTVTQVLSRFTSQQAGGGKLTSHNSSPFGTDYRSLASSSSSSSPTTKSPSPLSPGLRSPIIPRLERGHPPPVPPKKAGTSQSPGSPVPSTRASHFPELSGSCGLTSTQEGSKEMDLVVSSSS comes from the exons ATGAAG gAGTGCAGGATGAATGTGGAGAGCCTGAGTAAACCGGAGCTGCTGATGCTCCTCAGCATCCTGGAAGGAGAGCTGGAGGCCCAGGACTTGGTGATCCACGCGCTCCGG AGGGACAGCGAGGTGGTGCGGCAGGGTCAGGGTCCGGGGCAGGAAGGGGAGGACCGAGCCTCCACCGGGAGCCCCAACCCCTTGGCTGTGCTCAAGCTGGTGATGACCCACTGCAAACGCATGCAGGAGAAGATGATGGCCCAGCTCGCTGCTGTGGAGAGCCGGCACCGCAGG gtGATTGCagacctggaggaggagaagcgaCGCCATGCCCAAGACACGGCGCAGGGTGATGATGTCACCTACATGTTGGAAAAAGAGCGGGAAAAACTTCTGCAGCAG CTGGAGGTGGAGCGCGAGCAGGTGCAGCGGCTGGAGCACGAGCGCCAGCGCCAGCAGGGCCAGGCGGAGGAGGAGCgggcgcagcagcagcacctgtcGTCCACGCTGGCGCAGGAGTGCCAGCGCGCCAGCGCACGGGCACAGGAGCAGGAGCAGCGCGCAGCCGAGCTCTGGCGCCACCTGCAGGAGGAGAGCGGCGCCGCGCAGGCGCTGAGGGCGGCGCTGGAGGGCGAGCGCGGCCGGGTGCGGCGGGCGGAGGCGGCGGCGGAGCGGCACCTGGCGGAGCTCGACACCGAGCGCGAGCAGATGGGGGCGcggctgaagaaggaggagcAGCGGTGCAGGGAGCTGCAGGCACAG GTGGAGGCTCTCAGAAAGGAAATCAGCGAACGAGACGCAGCAAAGGACaagaaggaggagaaagagaaggcgAACGTGAAGTTGGTGTCGCTCAAGACGTCCGCGTCAACCATGGTGTCCACCTCAAGCCAGACAGAGGTGGATGGAAAGTCCCCACTGGTCACTAAAACCTCTGTTCTGAGCAAGCTGAATGGCCACCACCTCACTGGCCGCGAGCCAGAAGGTCCCGAGGAAAAGCCCGGCCAGGAGAACGGCATGGACGCCGCAGTAGCAGCGAGCCCACCATCCCCTGCGGCTCCTTCTGCAGGAAGCACGCCCATCACCACCCCTCTCCAGAGTCTGTCCCCCAGCGGTACGGCGTGCTCCTCTCTGTCCTCGTCCCCGGTCTCCTCGCCGGTCCTCTCCAAGCGCCTGGCCAGCCTGGGAGCCTCCAGCCCCACCTACCCGTCCTCCTACCAGGCCAGCGTCAACCAGCGCTTCCAGGCCGCCCGCCACAAGTTCCAGAGCCAGGCGGAGCAGGAGCTGCACCCCCATTCCCCCCGGGACCTGTCTCCGACCACAGCCACGACGCCCCTGCACGAGAACACCGCCGCCAAGCAGCTGGCACGCAACACCGTCACACAGGTGCTGTCACGCTTTACCAGCCAGCAGGCAGGCGGCGGAAAGTTAACCTCCCACAACAGCTCTCCATTCGGGACAGACTACCGCAGCCTggcctcctcgtcctcctcatcctcgccCACCACTAAATCCCCAAGCCCCCTCTCGCCAGGCCTCAGGTCGCCCATCATCCCCCGGCTGGAGAGGGGCCACCCGCCCCCTGTGCCTCCAAAGAAAGCTGGGACTAGCCAGTCCCCAGGGTCCCCTGTCCCCTCCACCAGGGCCAGCCACTTCCCGGAGCTTTCCGGAAGCTGTGGCCTCACCAGCACACAGGAGGGCAGTAAAGAGATGGACCTGGTGGTGTCGTCCTCTAGTTAA
- the cttnbp2nlb gene encoding CTTNBP2 N-terminal like b isoform X1, with protein sequence MKECRMNVESLSKPELLMLLSILEGELEAQDLVIHALRAQHRDAFVQERYGKYELTDPFLALQRDSEVVRQGQGPGQEGEDRASTGSPNPLAVLKLVMTHCKRMQEKMMAQLAAVESRHRRVIADLEEEKRRHAQDTAQGDDVTYMLEKEREKLLQQLEVEREQVQRLEHERQRQQGQAEEERAQQQHLSSTLAQECQRASARAQEQEQRAAELWRHLQEESGAAQALRAALEGERGRVRRAEAAAERHLAELDTEREQMGARLKKEEQRCRELQAQVEALRKEISERDAAKDKKEEKEKANVKLVSLKTSASTMVSTSSQTEVDGKSPLVTKTSVLSKLNGHHLTGREPEGPEEKPGQENGMDAAVAASPPSPAAPSAGSTPITTPLQSLSPSGTACSSLSSSPVSSPVLSKRLASLGASSPTYPSSYQASVNQRFQAARHKFQSQAEQELHPHSPRDLSPTTATTPLHENTAAKQLARNTVTQVLSRFTSQQAGGGKLTSHNSSPFGTDYRSLASSSSSSSPTTKSPSPLSPGLRSPIIPRLERGHPPPVPPKKAGTSQSPGSPVPSTRASHFPELSGSCGLTSTQEGSKEMDLVVSSSS encoded by the exons ATGAAG gAGTGCAGGATGAATGTGGAGAGCCTGAGTAAACCGGAGCTGCTGATGCTCCTCAGCATCCTGGAAGGAGAGCTGGAGGCCCAGGACTTGGTGATCCACGCGCTCCGG GCGCAGCACCGGGACGCATTCGTGCAGGAGCGCTATGGGAAGTATGAGCTGACCGACCCATTTCTGGCCCTGCAGAGGGACAGCGAGGTGGTGCGGCAGGGTCAGGGTCCGGGGCAGGAAGGGGAGGACCGAGCCTCCACCGGGAGCCCCAACCCCTTGGCTGTGCTCAAGCTGGTGATGACCCACTGCAAACGCATGCAGGAGAAGATGATGGCCCAGCTCGCTGCTGTGGAGAGCCGGCACCGCAGG gtGATTGCagacctggaggaggagaagcgaCGCCATGCCCAAGACACGGCGCAGGGTGATGATGTCACCTACATGTTGGAAAAAGAGCGGGAAAAACTTCTGCAGCAG CTGGAGGTGGAGCGCGAGCAGGTGCAGCGGCTGGAGCACGAGCGCCAGCGCCAGCAGGGCCAGGCGGAGGAGGAGCgggcgcagcagcagcacctgtcGTCCACGCTGGCGCAGGAGTGCCAGCGCGCCAGCGCACGGGCACAGGAGCAGGAGCAGCGCGCAGCCGAGCTCTGGCGCCACCTGCAGGAGGAGAGCGGCGCCGCGCAGGCGCTGAGGGCGGCGCTGGAGGGCGAGCGCGGCCGGGTGCGGCGGGCGGAGGCGGCGGCGGAGCGGCACCTGGCGGAGCTCGACACCGAGCGCGAGCAGATGGGGGCGcggctgaagaaggaggagcAGCGGTGCAGGGAGCTGCAGGCACAG GTGGAGGCTCTCAGAAAGGAAATCAGCGAACGAGACGCAGCAAAGGACaagaaggaggagaaagagaaggcgAACGTGAAGTTGGTGTCGCTCAAGACGTCCGCGTCAACCATGGTGTCCACCTCAAGCCAGACAGAGGTGGATGGAAAGTCCCCACTGGTCACTAAAACCTCTGTTCTGAGCAAGCTGAATGGCCACCACCTCACTGGCCGCGAGCCAGAAGGTCCCGAGGAAAAGCCCGGCCAGGAGAACGGCATGGACGCCGCAGTAGCAGCGAGCCCACCATCCCCTGCGGCTCCTTCTGCAGGAAGCACGCCCATCACCACCCCTCTCCAGAGTCTGTCCCCCAGCGGTACGGCGTGCTCCTCTCTGTCCTCGTCCCCGGTCTCCTCGCCGGTCCTCTCCAAGCGCCTGGCCAGCCTGGGAGCCTCCAGCCCCACCTACCCGTCCTCCTACCAGGCCAGCGTCAACCAGCGCTTCCAGGCCGCCCGCCACAAGTTCCAGAGCCAGGCGGAGCAGGAGCTGCACCCCCATTCCCCCCGGGACCTGTCTCCGACCACAGCCACGACGCCCCTGCACGAGAACACCGCCGCCAAGCAGCTGGCACGCAACACCGTCACACAGGTGCTGTCACGCTTTACCAGCCAGCAGGCAGGCGGCGGAAAGTTAACCTCCCACAACAGCTCTCCATTCGGGACAGACTACCGCAGCCTggcctcctcgtcctcctcatcctcgccCACCACTAAATCCCCAAGCCCCCTCTCGCCAGGCCTCAGGTCGCCCATCATCCCCCGGCTGGAGAGGGGCCACCCGCCCCCTGTGCCTCCAAAGAAAGCTGGGACTAGCCAGTCCCCAGGGTCCCCTGTCCCCTCCACCAGGGCCAGCCACTTCCCGGAGCTTTCCGGAAGCTGTGGCCTCACCAGCACACAGGAGGGCAGTAAAGAGATGGACCTGGTGGTGTCGTCCTCTAGTTAA